The proteins below come from a single Acidobacteriota bacterium genomic window:
- a CDS encoding DUF4340 domain-containing protein, translated as MKRGRSTLVLLALAAALGGYIWFVEMKRDPADDEPKTEKVFTALEADTISALEVHASNGDVTTLRKEGAGWKIESPVQVAADASEVSGVTSNLASLDLTRVIDEKPASLDLFGLDAPRVTLTFTANGAPRTLLLGAKTATGGDTYARLDESPRVFTVPSWLEQSLDRTTFQLRDKSVVDVDREAVDRIAIIGAPGTIELKKDGADWLLTQPVHARADSAEVGSLLTRLSSSQMQAIVAEQPATLDVYGLQPARTTLTATGAGKTLAQIFLGSPSGDTAVHMKDGARSLVFTVDKTLADDLQRAAAAYRAKDVFAFKPFTVSRLVVTRGDSTRTFEKTKSGSDTNATDTWAQTMPADAGVTAATIDDIVSRFGTLRAEAWADVPRSSTPLIDVVATYGDGKDERVTIVQAGDERFALRAGEPGAARLTAAAVTDILDLLEPKPEAPATPATQP; from the coding sequence ATGAAACGGGGCCGCTCCACGCTCGTCCTCCTCGCGCTGGCCGCGGCGCTCGGCGGCTACATCTGGTTCGTCGAGATGAAGCGCGACCCGGCCGACGACGAGCCGAAGACCGAGAAGGTCTTCACCGCGCTCGAGGCCGACACGATCTCGGCACTCGAGGTCCACGCGTCCAACGGCGACGTCACGACACTCCGCAAGGAGGGCGCCGGCTGGAAGATCGAGTCGCCTGTGCAGGTGGCGGCCGATGCCAGCGAGGTGTCCGGCGTCACGAGCAACCTCGCCTCGCTCGACCTCACGCGCGTGATCGACGAGAAGCCAGCCAGCCTCGACCTGTTCGGACTCGACGCGCCGCGCGTGACGCTGACGTTCACCGCGAACGGCGCGCCGCGCACGCTGCTCCTCGGTGCGAAGACCGCGACGGGCGGCGACACGTACGCCAGGCTCGATGAATCGCCGCGCGTCTTCACGGTGCCGTCGTGGCTCGAACAGAGCCTCGATCGCACGACGTTCCAGTTGCGCGACAAGTCCGTCGTTGACGTCGATCGCGAGGCTGTCGATCGGATCGCCATCATCGGCGCGCCAGGCACGATCGAGTTGAAGAAGGACGGCGCCGACTGGCTGCTCACGCAGCCCGTGCACGCCCGCGCCGACAGCGCCGAAGTCGGGTCGCTGCTGACGCGGCTCTCCTCCTCGCAGATGCAGGCCATCGTCGCCGAGCAGCCCGCCACGCTCGACGTCTACGGCCTGCAGCCCGCCCGCACCACGCTGACGGCGACCGGCGCGGGCAAGACGCTCGCGCAGATCTTCCTCGGCTCGCCGAGCGGCGACACGGCGGTCCACATGAAGGACGGCGCCCGGTCGCTCGTGTTCACCGTCGACAAGACGCTGGCCGACGATCTGCAGCGTGCCGCCGCGGCGTACCGCGCGAAGGACGTGTTCGCGTTCAAGCCGTTCACCGTGTCGCGCCTCGTCGTGACGCGCGGCGACTCGACACGGACGTTCGAGAAGACGAAGTCGGGCAGCGACACGAACGCAACGGACACGTGGGCGCAGACGATGCCTGCCGACGCCGGCGTGACGGCGGCCACGATCGACGACATCGTGTCGCGATTCGGGACGCTGCGCGCCGAGGCATGGGCAGACGTGCCGAGGTCGAGCACGCCGCTCATCGACGTCGTGGCGACTTACGGCGATGGCAAGGATGAGCGCGTCACGATCGTCCAGGCCGGCGATGAGCGGTTCGCGCTGCGAGCCGGCGAGCCTGGCGCCGCGCGACTGACGGCCGCTGCCGTCACCGACATCCTCGATCTGCTCGAACCGAAGCCCGAGGCGCCCGCCACACCGGCGACGCAGCCGTGA
- a CDS encoding GldG family protein, translating to MTRFANVLGWIGTALVVTAVLIRFIRPERQQVWQRLALAGLIVVLAYLAMQWREFAAMFSRRGARAGALTSASVILLLAILVGVNYVATRQHKRWDLTEGGQFTLSDQTRKFLDGLKAPVDIKVFAKDTEFPRFRDRLEGYQYASSQVKVEYIDPDKQPALARQWQVQQYGTIAVDHAGRIERITSDTEQDITNAIVKAVEGGEKKVYFTQGHGERDTTSADQRTGYNAIASALQRDNFSVEPIVLAQQQQGVPADAAVLVIAGPKTDFLQPELDMVSRYLDKGGKLLLLLDPRDGADAAPLTGLVALAHAWGIDAGDNVVVDVSSVGQMLGAGPSVPVVAQYADHPITDDFGLITAFPLARSVTPVDGGVNGRVAQPIAMTSAQSWAETDFAGVFGGTPVSRDAGAGDKEGPITLAAAVGIDAPGAPEPPPATPDQPAPEAPRKPQTRIVVFGDSDFVTNAVLGTQGNRDLFLNALNWVAQQENLIAIRPKQAGDRRVTMTEDQQRRVLYLSVLGLPLAVAALGVWVWSRRRG from the coding sequence ATGACTCGTTTCGCCAACGTCCTCGGCTGGATCGGCACGGCCCTCGTGGTCACCGCCGTTCTCATCCGCTTCATCCGCCCCGAACGGCAGCAGGTGTGGCAGCGCCTCGCGCTCGCGGGCCTCATCGTGGTGCTGGCCTATCTCGCCATGCAATGGCGCGAGTTCGCAGCGATGTTCTCGCGCCGCGGTGCACGCGCGGGGGCCCTCACGTCGGCCAGCGTCATCCTGCTGCTGGCCATCCTCGTGGGCGTCAACTACGTCGCCACGCGTCAGCACAAGCGCTGGGATCTCACGGAGGGCGGCCAGTTCACGCTCTCCGATCAGACACGCAAGTTCCTCGACGGCCTGAAGGCCCCGGTGGACATCAAGGTGTTCGCCAAGGACACCGAGTTCCCGCGCTTCCGCGATCGCCTGGAGGGCTATCAGTACGCGAGCTCGCAGGTGAAGGTCGAGTACATCGACCCGGACAAGCAGCCCGCGCTCGCCCGGCAGTGGCAGGTGCAGCAGTACGGCACGATCGCCGTCGATCACGCCGGCCGCATCGAGCGCATCACGTCGGACACCGAGCAGGACATCACCAACGCCATCGTGAAGGCCGTCGAAGGTGGCGAGAAGAAGGTCTACTTCACGCAGGGCCACGGTGAGCGCGACACGACGAGCGCCGATCAGCGCACGGGCTACAACGCCATCGCAAGCGCGCTCCAGCGCGACAACTTCTCGGTCGAGCCGATCGTGCTCGCGCAACAGCAGCAGGGCGTACCGGCAGACGCCGCGGTCCTGGTCATCGCGGGGCCGAAGACCGACTTCCTCCAGCCCGAACTCGACATGGTGTCGCGGTATCTCGACAAGGGCGGCAAGCTCCTGCTGTTGCTCGATCCGCGCGATGGTGCCGACGCCGCGCCACTCACCGGTCTCGTCGCTCTCGCGCACGCGTGGGGCATCGACGCCGGAGACAACGTGGTCGTCGACGTCAGCAGCGTCGGCCAGATGCTCGGCGCCGGTCCGTCGGTACCCGTCGTGGCGCAGTACGCCGACCACCCGATCACCGATGACTTCGGGCTCATCACGGCGTTCCCGCTCGCGCGGTCGGTGACGCCCGTCGATGGCGGCGTGAACGGCCGCGTCGCGCAGCCCATCGCGATGACGAGCGCGCAGTCGTGGGCCGAGACCGACTTCGCCGGCGTGTTCGGAGGCACACCCGTCTCGCGCGACGCGGGCGCCGGCGACAAGGAAGGGCCGATCACGCTGGCCGCTGCCGTGGGCATCGACGCACCCGGCGCGCCGGAACCCCCTCCCGCCACGCCGGACCAGCCGGCACCCGAAGCACCGCGCAAGCCGCAGACACGCATCGTCGTGTTCGGCGACTCCGACTTCGTCACCAACGCGGTGCTCGGCACGCAGGGCAATCGCGATCTGTTCCTCAACGCCCTCAACTGGGTGGCGCAACAGGAGAACCTGATCGCCATCCGTCCGAAGCAGGCCGGCGACAGGCGCGTGACGATGACGGAGGACCAGCAGCGGCGGGTGCTGTACCTGTCGGTGCTCGGATTGCCGCTCGCCGTTGCCGCGCTCGGCGTGTGGGTCTGGAGCCGGAGGCGAGGATGA
- a CDS encoding ABC transporter permease subunit: MRNTIAIARRELQSYFSSPIAYILVGLFALLFGWMFYSFLSFFSEQSLRMQQFGMGGPQTLNVNEMLIRPLLLQAGIIILIFIPTLTMRTFAEEKRSGTIELLLTSPITDWEIVLGKFFGAFALYAVMLGLSALNLLWLFAYGEPEIAPIVTGYLGLLLLGGGFIAVGLFLSNLTRNQIVAGLLTYAVLLMLLLVAWVGEGAGPIGRALVSALAVFQHFEDFSKGVIDTQHVVYYLSVIAFGLFLTARSVDADRWRG, translated from the coding sequence GTGCGTAACACGATCGCCATCGCGAGGCGCGAGCTCCAGAGCTACTTCTCGTCGCCCATCGCCTACATCCTCGTGGGCCTGTTCGCGCTGCTCTTCGGCTGGATGTTCTACAGCTTCCTCAGCTTCTTCAGCGAACAGAGCCTGCGCATGCAGCAGTTCGGCATGGGCGGACCGCAGACGCTGAACGTCAACGAGATGCTGATTCGGCCGCTCCTCCTGCAGGCCGGCATCATCATCCTCATCTTCATCCCGACGTTGACGATGAGGACGTTCGCGGAGGAGAAGCGCAGCGGCACGATCGAGCTGCTGCTCACGTCGCCCATCACCGACTGGGAGATCGTGCTCGGCAAGTTCTTCGGCGCGTTCGCGCTCTACGCCGTGATGCTGGGACTGAGCGCGCTCAACCTGCTCTGGCTCTTCGCGTACGGCGAACCCGAGATTGCACCGATCGTCACCGGCTATCTCGGGCTGCTGCTGCTCGGCGGCGGCTTCATCGCCGTCGGGCTCTTCCTGTCGAACCTGACGCGCAACCAGATCGTCGCGGGACTGCTCACGTACGCCGTCCTGCTGATGCTGCTGCTCGTGGCGTGGGTGGGCGAGGGGGCCGGTCCCATCGGGCGCGCGCTCGTGTCGGCCCTCGCGGTGTTCCAGCACTTCGAGGACTTCTCGAAGGGTGTGATCGACACGCAGCACGTCGTCTACTACCTGAGCGTGATCGCGTTCGGGCTCTTCCTCACCGCCCGATCGGTGGACGCCGATCGGTGGCGCGGCTAA
- a CDS encoding ABC transporter ATP-binding protein, with amino-acid sequence MIEVQQLTKRYGPFTAVDGVSFNVGKGEILGFLGPNGAGKTTTMRILTGYMPPTEGHARVAGFDLQDQPVEAKQRIGYLPETPPLYPEMTVREYLRFVARIKGVPPAEQADRVATVMQRTHVADMAHRHCAKLSKGYKQRVGLAQALIHNPDVLVLDEPTAGLDPKQIIETRELIRSLAGDHTIVLSTHILPEVAQTCQRVVIINKGRVVAEDTPDNLTARLQGAASVYVEVDAQDADAQPVLAAVAGVTNVTVAAKVGAVTGFEVQSENGLDVRRSVAQAVVGAGFGLVELRPMRMSLEEIFLQLTTSDAQEEEVARA; translated from the coding sequence GTGATCGAGGTGCAGCAGCTCACCAAGCGCTACGGCCCCTTCACGGCGGTCGATGGCGTGAGCTTCAACGTCGGGAAGGGCGAGATCCTGGGGTTCCTGGGGCCGAACGGCGCCGGCAAGACCACCACGATGCGCATCCTGACCGGGTACATGCCCCCCACCGAGGGGCACGCCCGCGTCGCGGGGTTCGACCTGCAGGACCAGCCCGTCGAGGCCAAGCAGCGGATCGGCTACCTGCCTGAAACCCCGCCGCTCTATCCGGAGATGACCGTTCGCGAGTACCTGCGCTTCGTGGCGCGGATCAAGGGCGTGCCTCCCGCCGAGCAGGCCGATCGCGTGGCGACGGTGATGCAGCGCACGCACGTGGCCGACATGGCGCACCGCCACTGCGCCAAGCTCTCGAAGGGGTACAAACAGCGCGTCGGTCTCGCGCAGGCGCTCATCCACAACCCCGACGTCCTGGTCCTCGACGAACCCACGGCCGGCCTCGATCCGAAGCAGATCATCGAGACGCGCGAGCTGATCCGGAGCCTGGCCGGCGACCACACGATCGTGCTCAGTACGCACATCCTCCCCGAGGTGGCGCAGACCTGCCAGCGCGTGGTCATCATCAACAAGGGCCGCGTCGTCGCCGAGGACACGCCGGACAATCTCACGGCGCGGCTGCAGGGGGCGGCGTCGGTGTACGTCGAGGTCGACGCGCAGGATGCCGACGCGCAACCGGTGCTCGCCGCCGTGGCGGGCGTGACCAACGTGACGGTGGCCGCGAAGGTCGGCGCCGTGACGGGGTTCGAAGTACAGAGCGAGAACGGGCTCGACGTGCGGCGCAGCGTGGCGCAGGCGGTGGTCGGCGCCGGGTTCGGGCTCGTCGAACTGCGGCCGATGCGCATGAGCCTCGAGGAGATCTTCCTGCAGCTCACGACCTCGGACGCGCAGGAGGAGGAGGTCGCCCGTGCGTAA
- a CDS encoding winged helix-turn-helix transcriptional regulator, which yields MSVSTHSQTRHPRAVPVPSPRRRPVRDAAAPLSAETAQALAETFRVLGDPTRIRLIAAMALTERCVGDLATLVSMSESAVSHQLRMLRAARLVRTRRAGRQVFYTLDDGHILALFQQGLSHVHEGAAAAAAPPRRASHGDER from the coding sequence ATGTCAGTATCGACACATTCCCAGACTCGCCACCCACGGGCCGTCCCGGTGCCTTCACCTCGCCGGCGCCCGGTGCGCGACGCCGCGGCGCCGCTGTCTGCCGAGACGGCGCAGGCCCTCGCAGAAACCTTCCGCGTGCTGGGCGACCCCACCCGGATCAGGCTCATCGCCGCGATGGCCCTCACCGAGCGCTGCGTCGGTGATCTCGCGACGCTCGTGTCGATGAGCGAGTCGGCCGTGTCGCACCAACTCCGCATGCTCCGGGCGGCGCGGCTCGTGCGGACGCGGCGCGCGGGGCGGCAGGTGTTCTACACGCTGGATGACGGACACATCCTGGCGCTCTTCCAGCAGGGCCTGAGCCACGTGCACGAAGGTGCCGCCGCAGCGGCGGCACCGCCCCGGCGGGCGAGCCACGGAGACGAGCGATGA
- the cadA gene encoding cadmium-translocating P-type ATPase, whose translation MNAPACSRCFDHRTATFHIAEMDCAHEVAILEKRLGGLGGLIALDADVLSRQLRVHFDGATLSEAGIAEAVAQTGMRAWPVTTGGDAARVETGVPWTLVLAAVSCLVAMALWSGGARDMFVRLALGVAIVLTAPGTLRRAWAAARGRRLDIHVLMTLAVAGALAIDEWFEAATVLVLFGVAQALEARSLARARRAIADVLTITPPTADLRATSGETRTVPVEQVAAGQHVVVTPGGRLPLDGRVLEGESAVNQAPVTGESIPVPKSPGDVVYAGTVNGEGVLVVEVTRVSSDSTVARIVHQVERAHAARAQVQSLVDRFATVYTPVVLALASAMAVLPPLLTGAAWLPWIERALVLLVVACPCALVIATPVAMVSALSAAARRGLLIKGGAVLERLASVRIVALDKTGTVSDGQLRVTALTAIGDVEEARALSLAAAVETGVHHPLAQAIVSLAEARGLPIPPASAVQHVPGRGASAQVDGHLVRIGRPDWLDTYAEVEPALRARPSDATAVVAIDDTPVLLIHAADRPRDGARQAVSDLASLGASAVLLSGDHDAAVAQLAADVNVQEWRARLLPEDKAAAVEALSTRGPVLMVGDGINDGPALAVASVGLAVADGGTAVALEAADGALMHHDLALVPYAMALGRATLRVIRTNVALALVLKLAVIALAAAGMASLWLAVLADVGASLLVVALSLRLLSFSWIGDGRP comes from the coding sequence ATGAACGCACCCGCGTGCTCGCGCTGTTTCGATCACCGCACGGCGACCTTCCACATCGCCGAGATGGACTGCGCGCATGAAGTGGCCATCCTCGAGAAGCGTCTCGGCGGGCTCGGTGGCCTGATCGCGCTCGACGCGGATGTGTTGTCGCGGCAACTCCGCGTGCACTTCGACGGCGCGACGTTGAGCGAGGCCGGCATCGCCGAGGCTGTCGCACAGACGGGCATGCGCGCGTGGCCCGTCACGACGGGCGGCGACGCCGCGCGCGTCGAGACAGGCGTGCCCTGGACGCTCGTGCTCGCTGCCGTGTCGTGCCTTGTCGCGATGGCGCTGTGGAGTGGCGGTGCGCGCGACATGTTCGTGCGTCTTGCGCTTGGCGTGGCGATCGTCCTCACGGCGCCTGGCACGCTGCGCCGGGCATGGGCGGCCGCGCGCGGGCGACGGCTCGACATTCACGTCCTCATGACGCTGGCGGTCGCGGGCGCCCTTGCCATCGACGAATGGTTCGAGGCCGCGACGGTGCTGGTGCTCTTCGGCGTGGCGCAGGCGCTCGAAGCGCGCAGCCTCGCACGCGCGCGCCGCGCGATCGCCGACGTGCTCACCATCACGCCGCCGACAGCGGACCTGCGCGCGACATCCGGCGAGACGCGCACCGTGCCCGTCGAGCAGGTCGCCGCAGGACAGCACGTGGTGGTCACACCGGGCGGCAGGCTGCCTCTCGATGGCCGCGTGCTCGAAGGCGAGAGCGCCGTGAACCAGGCACCCGTCACAGGCGAGTCGATTCCAGTCCCGAAATCACCCGGCGACGTCGTGTACGCGGGGACCGTGAACGGCGAAGGCGTCCTGGTCGTCGAGGTCACGCGCGTGTCGTCCGATTCGACGGTCGCGCGCATCGTGCACCAGGTCGAGCGCGCGCACGCGGCGCGGGCGCAGGTGCAGTCCCTCGTCGATCGCTTCGCGACGGTGTACACGCCTGTCGTCCTCGCGCTCGCGTCGGCGATGGCGGTGCTGCCGCCGCTGCTCACGGGTGCGGCATGGCTGCCGTGGATCGAGCGTGCGCTCGTGCTGCTCGTTGTCGCGTGTCCGTGTGCGCTCGTGATCGCCACGCCCGTGGCCATGGTATCGGCGTTGTCGGCTGCCGCGCGTCGCGGGCTCCTCATCAAGGGGGGCGCCGTTCTCGAACGTCTCGCCTCCGTTCGCATCGTTGCGCTCGACAAGACGGGTACCGTCTCCGACGGACAGTTGCGCGTCACCGCGCTCACGGCGATTGGCGACGTCGAGGAGGCGCGCGCATTGTCACTCGCGGCAGCCGTCGAGACGGGCGTGCACCACCCGCTGGCACAGGCCATCGTGTCGCTGGCCGAGGCGCGCGGTCTGCCGATCCCGCCGGCGAGTGCGGTGCAGCACGTGCCGGGTCGCGGCGCCAGCGCGCAGGTGGACGGCCATCTCGTGCGGATCGGTCGCCCCGATTGGCTTGACACGTACGCAGAGGTAGAGCCGGCCCTCCGGGCCCGGCCATCTGATGCGACAGCCGTGGTCGCGATCGACGACACGCCGGTGCTGCTCATCCATGCTGCCGATCGTCCGCGCGATGGCGCGCGACAGGCGGTGTCCGATCTCGCGTCGCTCGGCGCATCGGCCGTATTGCTGTCTGGCGATCACGACGCCGCCGTGGCGCAACTCGCGGCCGACGTGAACGTGCAGGAATGGCGCGCGCGCCTGTTGCCGGAAGACAAGGCCGCCGCCGTGGAGGCGTTGTCGACGCGCGGCCCCGTGCTGATGGTGGGCGACGGGATCAACGATGGTCCTGCGCTCGCGGTGGCCAGCGTGGGGCTTGCGGTCGCCGACGGCGGAACGGCAGTCGCGCTCGAGGCGGCCGATGGCGCGCTCATGCATCACGACCTCGCGCTGGTGCCGTACGCGATGGCGCTCGGACGTGCCACGCTGCGTGTCATTCGCACCAATGTCGCGCTCGCGCTCGTGCTCAAGCTCGCGGTGATCGCGCTCGCGGCAGCCGGGATGGCGTCCCTGTGGCTCGCCGTCCTGGCCGACGTCGGTGCGTCATTGCTGGTCGTCGCGCTCAGTCTCCGGTTACTCTCGTTCTCGTGGATCGGAGACGGTCGTCCGTGA
- a CDS encoding OmpA family protein: MSRLRVVLPAVGLCLALGVAGCAKKAPAPAPAPPPPPPATTPAPPPPPPPPAPAPAPEAPRPLTDEELFARKSLDDLNSEKPLGDVFFAYDQSTISDEGRATIQRNMEWLRKWQSTRVLVEGHCDNRGTPEYNLALGEQRAAAVRDYLVSLGLPTDRVTIVSKGEEQPFCNEDTEECFQQNRRGHFLITAK; the protein is encoded by the coding sequence ATGTCTCGACTGCGAGTCGTACTGCCTGCCGTTGGCCTGTGCCTGGCGCTGGGCGTTGCGGGCTGTGCCAAGAAGGCGCCCGCGCCTGCTCCGGCACCACCGCCTCCGCCTCCGGCCACCACCCCGGCACCGCCGCCTCCTCCGCCGCCGCCGGCCCCGGCGCCAGCACCGGAGGCACCGCGTCCGCTCACCGATGAGGAGCTGTTCGCGCGCAAGAGTCTCGACGACCTCAACTCCGAGAAGCCGCTGGGCGATGTGTTCTTCGCCTACGACCAGTCGACGATCTCGGACGAGGGTCGTGCGACCATCCAGCGCAACATGGAATGGCTGCGCAAGTGGCAGTCGACGCGCGTGCTCGTCGAGGGCCACTGCGACAACCGCGGCACGCCCGAGTACAACCTCGCGCTCGGTGAGCAGCGCGCGGCAGCGGTACGCGATTATCTGGTCAGCCTCGGGCTGCCCACCGATCGCGTGACGATCGTCAGCAAGGGTGAAGAGCAGCCGTTCTGCAACGAAGACACCGAGGAGTGCTTCCAGCAGAATCGCCGCGGACACTTCCTGATCACCGCGAAGTGA
- the pyrF gene encoding orotidine-5'-phosphate decarboxylase produces the protein MSSILIALDVDTIAAADALVAQLPDVGGFKVGKQLFVSEGPAAVAPIVDRGLRLFLDLKFHDIPNTVAGAVRAGTRLGAWMMTVHASGGHDMLVAARDAAHEEAARAGRARPLIVGVTVLTSLDDARLRGVGIADGVREQVRRLAALACEAGIDGVVASPQEITLSRETCGADLAVVTPGIRPASASRDDQARTMTPADAIDAGASYLVIGRPVTGAANPAAAAAAIDAEIAAR, from the coding sequence ATGTCGTCCATCCTGATCGCTCTCGACGTCGACACCATCGCCGCGGCAGACGCGCTCGTCGCGCAATTGCCGGACGTGGGCGGCTTCAAGGTCGGCAAGCAGCTCTTCGTGAGCGAAGGACCAGCGGCCGTTGCGCCCATCGTCGATCGCGGGCTGCGGCTGTTCCTCGACCTGAAGTTCCACGACATCCCGAACACCGTCGCCGGCGCCGTGCGCGCGGGCACGCGCCTCGGGGCGTGGATGATGACGGTCCACGCGAGCGGTGGACACGACATGCTGGTTGCCGCGCGCGACGCCGCGCACGAGGAAGCGGCGCGCGCGGGTCGCGCGCGTCCACTCATCGTCGGCGTCACGGTGCTCACGAGCCTCGACGATGCCCGGTTGCGTGGCGTGGGTATCGCCGACGGCGTCCGCGAGCAGGTGCGGCGCCTTGCGGCGCTCGCGTGCGAGGCGGGCATCGACGGCGTCGTGGCGTCGCCGCAGGAGATCACGCTCAGTCGCGAAACGTGCGGCGCCGATCTCGCGGTCGTCACCCCTGGCATCCGTCCGGCCAGCGCGAGCAGGGACGATCAGGCCCGCACGATGACGCCCGCCGACGCCATTGATGCCGGCGCGTCGTACCTGGTGATCGGCCGGCCCGTCACCGGCGCTGCCAACCCCGCCGCCGCTGCCGCCGCAATCGACGCCGAGATCGCCGCACGCTGA
- a CDS encoding dihydroorotate dehydrogenase yields MVDFTTPLGPLTLRNPLMAASGCFGYGVEYAGAFDISSLGGVVVKGLFLSEREGHAPPRIVETPGGMLNAIGLQGIGVHRFVKERLPELRALGAVTVVNVCGVTLDEYVEVCRVLSDHEGVAAIELNISCPNIKEGGIQFGCSLPGTHAVVSAVRKATTLPIMPKLTPNVTDVASFARAAEEAGADAVSLVNTFLAMAIDVETRKPKLTNVMGGLSGPAIRPIAVRMVYECRQAVRIPIVGMGGIASADDVIEFMLAGANAVQIGTANFADPFIWTRVLADLGTYCARHGVTRLADLVGAVKTGKSRPAEPACRPS; encoded by the coding sequence ATGGTTGATTTCACGACGCCGCTCGGCCCGCTCACGCTCCGCAACCCGCTGATGGCCGCGAGCGGCTGCTTCGGCTACGGCGTCGAGTACGCCGGCGCGTTCGACATCTCGTCGCTCGGCGGCGTGGTCGTCAAGGGCCTGTTCCTCTCGGAACGCGAAGGCCACGCCCCGCCCCGCATCGTCGAGACACCGGGCGGCATGCTGAACGCGATCGGACTCCAGGGGATCGGCGTCCACCGCTTCGTGAAGGAGCGCCTGCCGGAGCTGCGCGCGCTCGGTGCCGTCACGGTGGTCAACGTGTGCGGCGTGACGCTCGACGAGTACGTCGAGGTGTGCCGCGTGCTCTCGGATCACGAGGGCGTGGCGGCAATCGAACTGAACATCTCGTGCCCCAACATCAAGGAGGGCGGCATCCAGTTCGGGTGCAGCCTGCCCGGCACGCACGCCGTGGTCTCTGCGGTGCGCAAGGCGACGACGCTGCCGATCATGCCGAAGCTCACGCCGAACGTGACGGACGTCGCGTCGTTCGCGCGCGCGGCGGAGGAAGCCGGCGCCGACGCGGTGTCGCTCGTCAACACGTTCCTTGCAATGGCCATCGACGTCGAGACGCGAAAGCCGAAGCTGACCAATGTGATGGGCGGCCTGAGCGGCCCCGCCATCCGCCCGATCGCCGTGCGGATGGTGTACGAGTGCCGGCAGGCCGTGCGCATCCCGATCGTCGGCATGGGTGGCATCGCGTCGGCCGACGATGTGATCGAGTTCATGCTGGCCGGCGCCAACGCCGTACAGATCGGCACGGCCAACTTCGCCGACCCCTTCATCTGGACGCGCGTCCTCGCCGATCTCGGGACCTACTGCGCGCGCCACGGCGTGACGCGCCTCGCCGACCTGGTAGGCGCCGTCAAGACGGGCAAGTCCAGGCCCGCGGAGCCTGCATGTCGTCCATCCTGA
- a CDS encoding dihydroorotate dehydrogenase electron transfer subunit, which produces MIVDERADVIGNRTLSAEYNVVTLAAASVAAAARPGQFVMVKTKPGLEPLLRRPFSIFEIVRDDDGTPRGISILNKRVGTGTGQLFDVRVGDRLSCLGPLGQPWPLVEPPTSVWMVAGGVGLAPFATLTETLAARGIARRLFYGARRGEDLYYADWFAQRGVELVLATEDGSVGTHGRITLPLDEALQAASPDEPIAIYCCGPTPMMRAVAERAAAAGRDAWVSLEQVMGCGMGGCYSCVVPVKTPEGGAHFVRSCTSGPVFAASTLQWEGLAHHG; this is translated from the coding sequence ATGATCGTGGACGAGCGGGCCGACGTGATCGGGAATCGTACGCTCTCGGCAGAGTACAACGTCGTCACGCTCGCGGCGGCATCGGTCGCCGCAGCCGCACGGCCCGGCCAGTTCGTCATGGTGAAGACCAAGCCCGGCCTCGAGCCGCTGCTCAGGCGTCCGTTCTCGATCTTCGAGATCGTGCGGGACGACGACGGCACGCCGCGCGGCATCAGCATCCTCAACAAGCGCGTCGGCACGGGCACCGGACAACTGTTCGACGTCCGCGTGGGCGATCGTCTCTCGTGTCTCGGCCCGCTCGGCCAGCCCTGGCCGCTCGTCGAGCCGCCGACGTCGGTGTGGATGGTGGCCGGAGGCGTCGGACTCGCGCCGTTCGCCACGCTCACCGAGACGCTCGCCGCACGCGGGATCGCGCGGCGGTTGTTCTACGGCGCACGCCGCGGCGAAGACCTGTATTACGCGGACTGGTTCGCCCAACGCGGCGTCGAACTCGTGCTCGCCACCGAGGACGGTAGCGTCGGCACGCACGGACGCATCACGCTTCCCCTCGACGAGGCCCTGCAGGCAGCGTCGCCGGACGAGCCCATCGCCATCTACTGCTGCGGTCCGACGCCGATGATGCGTGCCGTTGCCGAGCGCGCCGCCGCCGCGGGCCGCGACGCCTGGGTCTCGCTCGAACAGGTGATGGGCTGCGGCATGGGCGGCTGCTACAGCTGCGTCGTGCCCGTGAAGACACCGGAGGGCGGCGCCCATTTCGTTCGCTCCTGCACCAGCGGTCCCGTGTTCGCCGCCAGCACCCTGCAGTGGGAAGGGCTCGCCCACCATGGTTGA